In Paroedura picta isolate Pp20150507F chromosome 1, Ppicta_v3.0, whole genome shotgun sequence, the following are encoded in one genomic region:
- the MSTO1 gene encoding protein misato homolog 1 isoform X2 has protein sequence MLGPREVVTLQLGHYAGSVGAHWWGLQEASFCFEPADKQSDEGIRHDVLFRTGKTLQGQETYTPRLIVMDLKGSLCSLKQEGCLYQDPKANTPVAWKGDLMTHQEEPSPKNPFQQGVDRSESDRPSNDNFVLSPPPGGKDRTALLGRLGEPSKAPNVECAMHVWSDFLRTHLHPRSILTIHQYDHDGESNRLEAFGQGEKLLQDATYLEELEDRLHFYVEECDYLQGFQVLCDLHNGFSGVGAKVTELLRDEYTGKGILTWGLTPVLSTPNPQLGLYRLMNTILGLVHLSSHSSLFCPLSLNGSLGLRPEPPVALPYVQYDASLDYHTSAILATALDTCTVPYRLQSSGLSMVHLAEALNFSGRKVATAVAAVPFPAAPSQSLPDALCAHQTAVPWSPLSSCGEQGDRRCFTQSVVLRGIAREHLVSKPPPGCEPKSILHMCETGEEVLTRYLYTTSPSTLSTVHLFQGPCQLRAPYPQFFSPRLDKHGFLLDAPTRVSATVESVPVATALQASALLHQTLGAFHKELRHLDVRRWASFFSAGVELDDFQEALEDLRTLSHCYRESGAEEESEDEAD, from the exons ATGTTGGGCCCCCGCGAGGTGGTGACGCTTCAGTTAGGCCACTACGCGGGGAGCGTGGGCGCCCATTGGTGGGGgcttcag GAAGCGTCATTCTGCTTCGAACCTGCAGACAAGCAATCAGATGAAGGGATACGCCATGATGTGCTCTTCCGAACAGGAAAAACCCTCCAGGGGCAGGAGACGTACACACCCCGCCTCATTGTCATGGACCTCAAAG GGAGCCTGTGCTCTTTGAAACAGGAGGGATGCTTGTACCAGGACCCAAAAGCAAACACACCTGTGGCATG GAAGGGGGATCTGATGACCCATCAAGAAGAGCCATCCCCTAAGAACCCATTCCAGCAAGGGGTCGACAGATCTGAG AGCGACAGACCCTCCAACGACAATTTTGTCCTCAGTCCTCCTCCTGGTGGTAAAG ACAGGACTGCGCTGCTCGGGAGACTGGGTGAGCCCTCGAAGGCGCCTAACGTGGAGTGTGCGATGCACGTTTGGTCAGACTTCCTCCGGACGCACCTGCACCCTCGTAGCATCTTGACAATCCATCAGTACGATCACGATGG ggaatccaaccgcCTGGAAGCCTTCGGGCAGGGAGAAAAGCTCCTGCAGGACGCCACGTACCTCGAGGAGCTTGAAGACAGGCTCCACTTCTATGTGGAAGAATGCGACTATTTGCAG GGATTCCAGGTCCTCTGCGACTTGCACAACGGCTTTTCGGGGGTGGGGGCAAAGGTCACAGAGCTGCTGCGAGACGAATACACAGGGAAGGGAATCCTGACGTGGGGGCTGACTCCAGTGCTCAGCACACCT AATCCACAGCTGGGCCTCTACAGGCTCATGAACACCATCCTGGGGTTGGTCCATCTTTCCAGTCACAGCTCGCTCTTCTGCCCCTTGTCGCTGAATGGGAGCCTGGGGCTCAGGCCGGAGCCCCCCGTTGCGCTTCCGTATGTGCAATACGAT GCATCTCTGGACTATCACACCAGTGCCATCCTCGCAACCGCCCTGGACACATGCACTGTTCCCTACCGACTGCAGTCCTCAGGTCTCTCCATGGTCCACCTTGCAGAAGCCCTGAATTTCTCAGGGAGGAAG GTCGCGACGGCAGTAGCTGCGGTGCCTTTTCCTGCAGCCCCGTCACAATCTCTGCCAGATGCTCTCTGTGCTCACCAGACGGCCGTGCCCTGGAGCCCGCTGTCTTCCTGTGGCGAGCAAGGGGACAGGCGCTGTTTTACTCAGTCTGTTGTGCTGCGGGGAATTGCCAGAGAACACCTGGTCAG CAAACCCCCTCCTGGTTGTGAACCCAAGTCCATCCTGCACATGTGTGAGACGGGAGAGGAGGTGCTGACCCGCTACTTGTACACCACCAGCCCCAGCACCCTCAG CACCGTGCACTTGTTCCAAGGGCCTTGCCAGCTGCGGGCCCCCTACCCCCAGTTCTTCTCCCCTCGGCTGGACAAGCACGGGTTCCTCTTGGACGCACCCACTAGGGTCTCCGCAA CTGTTGAAAGCGTTCCCGTGGCCACCGCCCTGCAGGCATCGGCTCTCTTGCACCAGACCCTCGGCGCTTTTCATAAGGAGCTGCGCCACTTGGACGTCCGGCGGTGGGCGAGCTTTTTTTCGGCAGGCGTGGAGCTCGACGACTTCCAGGAGGCCTTGGAGGACCTGAGGACGTTGTCCCACTGCTACAGAGAGAGCGGGGCGGAGGAAGAATCGGAGGACGAGGCGGACTGA
- the MSTO1 gene encoding protein misato homolog 1 isoform X1: MLGPREVVTLQLGHYAGSVGAHWWGLQEASFCFEPADKQSDEGIRHDVLFRTGKTLQGQETYTPRLIVMDLKGSLCSLKQEGCLYQDPKANTPVAWKGDLMTHQEEPSPKNPFQQGVDRSESDRPSNDNFVLSPPPGGKDRTALLGRLGEPSKAPNVECAMHVWSDFLRTHLHPRSILTIHQYDHDGESNRLEAFGQGEKLLQDATYLEELEDRLHFYVEECDYLQGFQVLCDLHNGFSGVGAKVTELLRDEYTGKGILTWGLTPVLSTPNPQLGLYRLMNTILGLVHLSSHSSLFCPLSLNGSLGLRPEPPVALPYVQYDASLDYHTSAILATALDTCTVPYRLQSSGLSMVHLAEALNFSGRKVATAVAAVPFPAAPSQSLPDALCAHQTAVPWSPLSSCGEQGDRRCFTQSVVLRGIAREHLVSKPPPGCEPKSILHMCETGEEVLTRYLYTTSPSTLSSTVHLFQGPCQLRAPYPQFFSPRLDKHGFLLDAPTRVSATVESVPVATALQASALLHQTLGAFHKELRHLDVRRWASFFSAGVELDDFQEALEDLRTLSHCYRESGAEEESEDEAD, from the exons ATGTTGGGCCCCCGCGAGGTGGTGACGCTTCAGTTAGGCCACTACGCGGGGAGCGTGGGCGCCCATTGGTGGGGgcttcag GAAGCGTCATTCTGCTTCGAACCTGCAGACAAGCAATCAGATGAAGGGATACGCCATGATGTGCTCTTCCGAACAGGAAAAACCCTCCAGGGGCAGGAGACGTACACACCCCGCCTCATTGTCATGGACCTCAAAG GGAGCCTGTGCTCTTTGAAACAGGAGGGATGCTTGTACCAGGACCCAAAAGCAAACACACCTGTGGCATG GAAGGGGGATCTGATGACCCATCAAGAAGAGCCATCCCCTAAGAACCCATTCCAGCAAGGGGTCGACAGATCTGAG AGCGACAGACCCTCCAACGACAATTTTGTCCTCAGTCCTCCTCCTGGTGGTAAAG ACAGGACTGCGCTGCTCGGGAGACTGGGTGAGCCCTCGAAGGCGCCTAACGTGGAGTGTGCGATGCACGTTTGGTCAGACTTCCTCCGGACGCACCTGCACCCTCGTAGCATCTTGACAATCCATCAGTACGATCACGATGG ggaatccaaccgcCTGGAAGCCTTCGGGCAGGGAGAAAAGCTCCTGCAGGACGCCACGTACCTCGAGGAGCTTGAAGACAGGCTCCACTTCTATGTGGAAGAATGCGACTATTTGCAG GGATTCCAGGTCCTCTGCGACTTGCACAACGGCTTTTCGGGGGTGGGGGCAAAGGTCACAGAGCTGCTGCGAGACGAATACACAGGGAAGGGAATCCTGACGTGGGGGCTGACTCCAGTGCTCAGCACACCT AATCCACAGCTGGGCCTCTACAGGCTCATGAACACCATCCTGGGGTTGGTCCATCTTTCCAGTCACAGCTCGCTCTTCTGCCCCTTGTCGCTGAATGGGAGCCTGGGGCTCAGGCCGGAGCCCCCCGTTGCGCTTCCGTATGTGCAATACGAT GCATCTCTGGACTATCACACCAGTGCCATCCTCGCAACCGCCCTGGACACATGCACTGTTCCCTACCGACTGCAGTCCTCAGGTCTCTCCATGGTCCACCTTGCAGAAGCCCTGAATTTCTCAGGGAGGAAG GTCGCGACGGCAGTAGCTGCGGTGCCTTTTCCTGCAGCCCCGTCACAATCTCTGCCAGATGCTCTCTGTGCTCACCAGACGGCCGTGCCCTGGAGCCCGCTGTCTTCCTGTGGCGAGCAAGGGGACAGGCGCTGTTTTACTCAGTCTGTTGTGCTGCGGGGAATTGCCAGAGAACACCTGGTCAG CAAACCCCCTCCTGGTTGTGAACCCAAGTCCATCCTGCACATGTGTGAGACGGGAGAGGAGGTGCTGACCCGCTACTTGTACACCACCAGCCCCAGCACCCTCAG CAGCACCGTGCACTTGTTCCAAGGGCCTTGCCAGCTGCGGGCCCCCTACCCCCAGTTCTTCTCCCCTCGGCTGGACAAGCACGGGTTCCTCTTGGACGCACCCACTAGGGTCTCCGCAA CTGTTGAAAGCGTTCCCGTGGCCACCGCCCTGCAGGCATCGGCTCTCTTGCACCAGACCCTCGGCGCTTTTCATAAGGAGCTGCGCCACTTGGACGTCCGGCGGTGGGCGAGCTTTTTTTCGGCAGGCGTGGAGCTCGACGACTTCCAGGAGGCCTTGGAGGACCTGAGGACGTTGTCCCACTGCTACAGAGAGAGCGGGGCGGAGGAAGAATCGGAGGACGAGGCGGACTGA